The Leucobacter viscericola genome includes a window with the following:
- a CDS encoding glycine C-acetyltransferase, with amino-acid sequence MNRATFWTHLDAELEGIRDSGLLKTEREIVGAQGAEVQVDGAAMLNFCANNYLGFADESEIIASAKHALDEWGYGMASVRFICGTQQLHRDLERRLSAFLGTEDSILYSSCFDANGGVFETLFGAEDAIISDALNHASIIDGIRLSKARRYRYANRDLAELEARLVEAADARFRIIVTDGVFSMDGYIAPLREICDLADRYDALVLVDDSHAVGFLGEHGRGTPELCGVADRVDILTGTFGKALGGAAGGYVSGRREVVELLRQRSRPYLFSNTLTPALVAGTLTALELVASAGEARDRLRHNAEQFRELMEAEGFTLLPGKHPIVPVMFGDAELTARMAAEMQRRGIFVAAFSYPVVPHGLARIRVQLSAAHTDKQIRACVAAFVESRAAVAGEV; translated from the coding sequence GTGAACCGTGCAACATTCTGGACGCATCTCGACGCCGAGCTCGAGGGGATTCGCGACTCCGGTCTGCTCAAGACCGAGCGCGAGATTGTGGGGGCGCAGGGCGCCGAGGTTCAGGTCGACGGTGCCGCGATGCTGAACTTCTGCGCCAACAACTATCTCGGCTTTGCCGACGAGTCCGAGATTATCGCCTCGGCCAAACACGCGCTCGACGAGTGGGGCTACGGCATGGCGAGCGTGCGCTTTATCTGCGGCACGCAGCAACTGCACCGAGACCTTGAGCGGCGACTCTCGGCGTTCCTCGGCACTGAGGATTCGATTCTGTACTCGTCGTGTTTCGACGCCAACGGGGGCGTGTTTGAAACCCTGTTCGGCGCAGAAGACGCCATCATCTCGGACGCACTGAACCACGCGTCGATCATCGACGGCATTCGCCTCTCAAAAGCGCGTCGGTATCGCTACGCAAATCGAGATCTCGCCGAGCTCGAAGCGCGGCTCGTTGAGGCAGCGGATGCGCGGTTCCGCATCATCGTGACCGACGGCGTCTTTTCGATGGACGGCTACATCGCCCCGCTTCGTGAGATCTGCGATCTCGCGGATCGCTACGACGCCCTCGTGCTGGTCGATGATTCACACGCGGTTGGGTTTCTCGGGGAGCACGGGCGGGGCACCCCCGAACTCTGCGGTGTGGCAGACCGCGTCGATATTCTGACCGGCACCTTCGGTAAGGCGCTCGGCGGAGCCGCTGGTGGATACGTTTCCGGCCGACGCGAGGTGGTTGAACTGCTGCGGCAGCGATCCCGACCCTACCTCTTTTCGAACACGCTTACCCCCGCGCTCGTCGCGGGTACTCTGACGGCGCTTGAGCTTGTTGCGAGTGCGGGTGAAGCTCGGGATCGCCTGCGGCACAACGCCGAGCAGTTTCGCGAGCTGATGGAGGCCGAGGGGTTCACCCTGCTGCCGGGCAAGCACCCCATCGTCCCCGTCATGTTTGGCGATGCTGAGCTGACCGCGCGGATGGCGGCTGAGATGCAGAGGCGTGGCATCTTCGTCGCGGCGTTCAGCTACCCCGTGGTGCCGCACGGACTCGCGCGCATCCGGGTGCAGCTTTCGGCGGCCCACACCGACAAACAGATTCGGGCCTGTGTGGCCGCGTTTGTGGAGTCGCGGGCTGCGGTCGCGGGGGAAGTGTAG
- a CDS encoding SRPBCC family protein, with product MSIEATGRVVKTARGVDLVLVRSLALPIEDAWSYLTVSERTAEWFGAWDGDGRAGGSVRIRMAFEEDGPPVRANVIACEAPHRLELHTTTNDDGWELELFLEEDGEDDSLLRFVHHLDSGAAVGDIGPGWEYYLDLLVAATEGTEQPNFDQYYPAMSEAFLSQLG from the coding sequence GTGTCAATTGAAGCAACCGGACGTGTGGTGAAGACCGCGCGAGGCGTCGATCTGGTGCTGGTGCGATCCCTCGCCCTGCCCATTGAAGATGCGTGGAGCTACCTGACCGTTTCTGAGCGCACGGCCGAGTGGTTTGGTGCGTGGGACGGTGACGGTCGCGCGGGCGGAAGTGTGCGGATCCGCATGGCGTTTGAAGAAGACGGCCCACCGGTGCGCGCAAACGTGATCGCGTGTGAGGCCCCACATCGCCTGGAACTTCACACCACGACCAACGATGACGGCTGGGAGCTTGAATTGTTTCTCGAGGAGGACGGCGAAGACGATTCGCTGCTGCGCTTTGTGCACCACCTCGACTCCGGCGCTGCGGTCGGCGACATCGGCCCCGGCTGGGAGTACTACCTCGACCTGCTCGTCGCGGCGACCGAGGGCACGGAACAACCGAACTTCGATCAGTACTACCCCGCAATGAGCGAGGCGTTTCTGTCGCAGCTCGGCTGA
- a CDS encoding LysR substrate-binding domain-containing protein: MTETTAEGSGSEPTEPTAPTLRLGFARGIAPSKWADRWQKVQPDIALELVPLNLTFGGPKRPEGCDVVIERAAPGERPVDGRHALKLYTEAIALVVPIDHELAKEETVSAADLSLVPLLDHPDHSAEWPAAVAWQDPAWMPRNALAALELVAAGSGSMLLPQPLARHISDKRKHAILRVTGEPALAGSTIWATWDIDRDALDVQQLIGVMRGRTARSSRPAASVEQDPAPAKASRSPQPKAAKKPKLNPNSRGAQLAAAREKVERAKAEKRKAARRKRR; the protein is encoded by the coding sequence GTGACAGAGACGACAGCAGAGGGTTCAGGATCCGAGCCAACGGAGCCCACAGCACCTACCCTCCGTCTGGGCTTTGCTCGCGGCATCGCGCCCAGCAAGTGGGCCGACCGCTGGCAAAAGGTGCAGCCCGATATTGCGCTCGAGCTGGTGCCGCTGAATCTGACATTCGGCGGACCAAAGCGCCCCGAAGGCTGCGACGTAGTGATCGAGCGAGCGGCTCCGGGCGAACGGCCCGTAGACGGCCGGCACGCACTGAAGCTCTACACGGAAGCCATCGCGCTTGTGGTGCCCATCGACCACGAGCTCGCCAAAGAAGAAACGGTATCGGCCGCCGACCTCTCCCTCGTGCCGCTGCTGGATCACCCCGATCACTCTGCCGAGTGGCCCGCGGCAGTGGCCTGGCAGGATCCCGCCTGGATGCCCCGTAACGCCCTGGCCGCGCTTGAGCTCGTCGCCGCCGGAAGCGGCTCCATGCTGCTGCCGCAACCGCTCGCGCGCCACATTTCAGACAAGCGCAAACACGCCATCCTCCGCGTCACAGGCGAACCCGCGCTCGCGGGCAGCACGATCTGGGCGACCTGGGATATAGATCGTGACGCCCTCGACGTGCAGCAGCTCATCGGCGTGATGCGCGGTCGCACCGCCCGCAGTTCACGCCCCGCCGCGAGCGTAGAGCAGGATCCGGCACCCGCCAAAGCATCGCGTTCACCCCAGCCCAAAGCCGCCAAAAAACCCAAGCTCAACCCCAACTCCCGGGGCGCTCAGCTCGCCGCCGCGCGCGAAAAGGTCGAGCGGGCGAAGGCCGAAAAACGCAAGGCCGCTCGCCGCAAACGCCGCTAG
- a CDS encoding LysR family transcriptional regulator, whose protein sequence is MELRQLEILRELGALGSVTAVAESLLVTPSAVSQQLSALQREFRAPLTQRRGRTLTLTNAGLALTRAGVDVIDAMAAAKHAVEVFESDPAGSVSLCGFHSAAQALFGPLISELNSHDVAPAVRLADEDVAQDAFPPLAAHYDLVLAHRLAHSAPWPTDGLRVIPLVQEPLDVALPLGHPLASMASLTPHDIAGERWVTSREGFSPDDLVRAIAAVTDSSIDVVHRVNDYGSVASVIGAGGTIGMVPRYTVGSTYSGLVLRPLTGITATRSIDLLTRPENLHRNSVQAVVAGLRAAMSRLVEATQDQRA, encoded by the coding sequence ATGGAACTTCGCCAACTCGAGATTCTGCGGGAGCTCGGCGCGCTCGGCAGCGTCACGGCCGTCGCCGAGTCACTCCTGGTCACACCCAGCGCAGTGTCACAGCAGCTCTCCGCCCTGCAGCGCGAGTTTCGAGCGCCTCTGACTCAGCGGCGAGGCCGCACGCTCACCCTCACAAACGCGGGGCTCGCGCTCACCCGAGCCGGCGTCGACGTTATCGACGCGATGGCCGCGGCGAAACACGCGGTTGAGGTGTTCGAGAGTGATCCAGCAGGATCCGTCAGCCTGTGCGGCTTTCACAGTGCGGCGCAGGCACTCTTTGGTCCCCTCATTTCTGAGCTCAACTCCCACGACGTCGCGCCAGCGGTTCGGCTCGCAGACGAGGATGTCGCGCAAGACGCGTTTCCGCCACTCGCCGCCCACTACGACCTCGTACTCGCGCACCGCCTCGCGCACAGTGCACCCTGGCCCACGGACGGCCTGCGCGTCATCCCCCTCGTTCAAGAACCGCTCGACGTGGCGCTGCCCCTCGGCCACCCCCTCGCCAGCATGGCCTCGTTGACCCCGCACGACATCGCGGGCGAGCGCTGGGTCACGAGCCGCGAGGGGTTTTCGCCCGACGACTTGGTGCGCGCAATCGCCGCGGTCACCGACTCGTCGATCGACGTTGTGCATCGTGTGAACGATTACGGCTCGGTGGCCTCCGTGATTGGTGCCGGCGGCACGATCGGCATGGTGCCTCGCTACACGGTTGGCTCGACCTACAGTGGCCTCGTCTTGCGTCCCCTGACCGGCATCACCGCCACCCGAAGCATCGATTTGCTCACAAGACCCGAAAACCTTCACCGCAATTCGGTGCAGGCCGTAGTGGCCGGGTTGCGTGCCGCGATGTCACGGCTTGTTGAGGCCACTCAGGATCAGCGGGCCTGA
- a CDS encoding formylglycine-generating enzyme family protein: protein MQQLVEVPAGSVQLNDARRGDSRTVELREFRIGAYPVTATTYDATTAQNPTLPATGVRWIDAAQWCNTASETAGITPAYEIHNGEVVWDLNSDGFRLPTEAEWEYASRAGSTGPRYGELSQIAWTDADPIDASQPVGLKRPNDFGLYDTLGNAWEWCWDRLDPARYSDYRVFKGGGWADPEWSCRVGVRRGDSPVAKLEDVGFRVVRGAAGPGGQGWSEAEDRARAAITGPRPVGWTPLR, encoded by the coding sequence ATGCAGCAACTGGTTGAAGTTCCCGCGGGGTCGGTTCAACTGAATGACGCGCGACGCGGGGATTCACGCACCGTCGAGCTACGCGAGTTTCGCATCGGTGCATACCCGGTCACCGCCACAACCTACGACGCGACAACCGCACAGAACCCCACTTTGCCCGCAACGGGAGTGCGCTGGATCGACGCCGCACAGTGGTGCAACACAGCGTCAGAGACCGCCGGGATCACACCCGCATACGAGATTCACAATGGCGAGGTGGTGTGGGATCTCAACTCAGACGGCTTCCGCCTGCCAACGGAGGCCGAGTGGGAGTACGCAAGTCGAGCGGGTAGCACTGGCCCTCGCTACGGCGAGCTGTCGCAGATCGCCTGGACAGACGCAGACCCCATTGATGCGTCACAACCGGTCGGGCTTAAACGCCCGAACGACTTCGGCCTCTACGACACCCTCGGCAACGCCTGGGAGTGGTGCTGGGATCGCCTGGACCCGGCACGCTACAGCGATTACCGCGTGTTCAAGGGTGGTGGCTGGGCTGATCCCGAGTGGAGTTGCCGGGTCGGCGTCCGCAGGGGCGATTCCCCGGTCGCCAAGCTTGAGGACGTCGGCTTTCGTGTGGTGCGCGGCGCGGCAGGGCCCGGGGGCCAGGGCTGGTCAGAAGCCGAGGATCGCGCCCGCGCCGCAATAACCGGTCCGCGCCCCGTGGGCTGGACTCCGCTGAGGTAA
- a CDS encoding acyl-CoA dehydrogenase yields the protein MTDTTTSRPGKATSAAGIDVDAVGDALLGKWKKERLEGRQMAEDPRMHTIHGQPMDEHRQRVLEQLGILVESGAIQRAFPKYLGGADNHGGNIAAYQELVLADPSMQIKSGVQWGLFGAAILHLGTREHHEKWLPDVMSLKLPGAFAMTEIGHGSDVASIGTTATYDAETEEFVIHTPFKGAWKDYLGNAALHGQAAVVFAQLITNGVNHGVHAFFVPIRTPAGDMMPGVGSEDDGVKGGLNGIDNGRLHFTNVRVPRTNLLNRYGDVAADGTYSSSIESPGRRFFTMIGTLVQGRVSLDGSAVQAMQAALAIAIRYGSERRQFPGASGRDTVLMDYGQHQRRLLPRLAQSYAMAFAGERLLTVFDEVFSGAGDTPENREDLETLAAALKPLSTWAALDTLQEAREACGGAGFIAKNRLTGLRADLDIYVTFEGDNNILLQLVGKRLLTDYAAQFKNADRAVLAKAAASQIGDRVTRFGLRRVGQSIADLGQVARSVESMRAPEAQHALLSDRVETMVSEIAMALREATKNVPKSDKQAHAIAGEEAFNAQQHKLIEAARAHGELLQWEAFTEGIEKVKDTESRRVLIWLRDLFGFGLIENNAAWYLVQGRISPQRAEAVTAYIDRLLGRLRPHALDLVEAFGLTPELLRAEIASGIEEERQAEAQAYVDAQRAAGTWPIHEKELRAQAKK from the coding sequence ATGACCGACACCACCACCTCTCGCCCGGGCAAGGCCACGTCTGCTGCCGGCATTGACGTCGACGCGGTTGGCGATGCGCTGCTCGGCAAGTGGAAGAAAGAGCGGCTTGAGGGGCGGCAGATGGCCGAGGATCCGCGGATGCACACGATCCACGGCCAGCCAATGGACGAGCACCGCCAACGGGTGCTCGAGCAGCTCGGCATTCTTGTGGAGTCCGGTGCGATTCAGCGAGCCTTCCCGAAGTACCTGGGTGGCGCCGACAACCACGGCGGCAATATCGCGGCGTACCAGGAGCTCGTGCTCGCCGATCCGTCGATGCAGATTAAGAGCGGCGTGCAGTGGGGACTCTTTGGCGCAGCGATCCTGCACCTCGGCACTCGTGAGCACCACGAAAAGTGGCTCCCTGACGTCATGTCGCTTAAGCTGCCCGGAGCCTTTGCGATGACGGAGATCGGCCACGGCTCGGACGTCGCCTCGATCGGCACCACCGCAACGTATGACGCAGAGACTGAAGAGTTTGTGATCCACACCCCGTTCAAGGGTGCGTGGAAGGACTACCTCGGCAATGCTGCGCTGCACGGGCAGGCTGCCGTGGTGTTCGCGCAGCTCATCACTAACGGGGTAAACCACGGAGTGCACGCGTTTTTTGTGCCGATTCGCACGCCAGCGGGCGACATGATGCCGGGTGTCGGCAGCGAAGACGACGGCGTCAAGGGCGGCCTGAACGGAATCGACAACGGGCGGCTGCACTTCACGAACGTGAGGGTGCCGCGCACGAACCTGTTGAACCGCTACGGTGACGTGGCGGCAGACGGCACCTACTCCTCGTCGATTGAGAGCCCCGGCCGCCGCTTCTTCACGATGATTGGCACGCTGGTGCAGGGGCGAGTTTCGCTCGACGGGTCAGCCGTGCAGGCGATGCAGGCCGCACTTGCCATCGCAATTCGCTACGGCAGTGAGCGTCGGCAGTTCCCCGGCGCCTCGGGCCGCGACACCGTGCTGATGGATTACGGCCAGCACCAGCGCCGATTGCTCCCGCGACTCGCCCAGAGCTACGCGATGGCGTTCGCGGGGGAGCGCCTGCTCACCGTGTTCGACGAGGTATTTTCTGGGGCCGGTGATACTCCCGAGAATCGTGAGGACCTGGAGACACTTGCCGCGGCGCTGAAGCCACTCTCAACCTGGGCCGCGCTCGACACCTTGCAGGAGGCCCGCGAGGCGTGTGGTGGTGCCGGGTTCATCGCCAAGAACCGCCTCACCGGCTTGCGCGCCGATCTCGATATCTACGTCACCTTCGAGGGCGACAACAACATATTGCTGCAGCTCGTGGGCAAGCGCCTGCTGACCGACTACGCCGCTCAGTTCAAGAACGCAGATCGAGCCGTTCTTGCGAAGGCGGCGGCCAGCCAAATCGGCGATCGCGTGACCCGTTTTGGTCTGCGCCGAGTCGGTCAGAGTATTGCTGACCTAGGGCAGGTCGCGCGCTCCGTCGAGAGCATGCGCGCGCCGGAGGCGCAGCACGCACTGCTCTCTGACCGGGTTGAGACGATGGTCTCGGAGATCGCGATGGCTCTGCGAGAGGCGACCAAAAACGTGCCGAAGAGCGACAAGCAGGCACATGCGATCGCGGGCGAGGAAGCGTTTAACGCACAGCAGCACAAGCTGATCGAGGCCGCGCGAGCGCACGGTGAGCTGCTGCAGTGGGAAGCCTTCACTGAGGGCATCGAGAAGGTGAAAGACACCGAGTCGCGTCGTGTGCTCATCTGGCTGCGAGATCTTTTCGGCTTTGGGCTCATTGAGAACAACGCCGCCTGGTACCTCGTGCAGGGGCGCATTTCACCCCAGCGTGCTGAGGCCGTCACCGCCTACATCGACCGTCTCCTTGGGCGTCTGCGCCCTCACGCGCTCGACCTCGTTGAAGCGTTTGGGCTTACCCCCGAGTTGCTGCGTGCCGAGATTGCGAGCGGCATTGAAGAGGAGCGGCAGGCCGAAGCTCAGGCATACGTCGATGCCCAGCGTGCAGCCGGTACGTGGCCGATTCACGAGAAAGAACTGCGCGCTCAAGCGAAGAAGTAA
- the tdh gene encoding L-threonine 3-dehydrogenase: MRALLKSRPAAGLTLTEIPDPECGPDEVIVRVLRTGICGTDLHIYEWDDWAAEAIKTPLVPGHEFYGEVVEIGEAVHDVVIGDRVSGEGHIVCGTCRNCRAGRRQMCIRTIGLGLQRNGAFAEFLALPASNVWVHSREIAPELGAMFDPLGNAVHTALAFPLVGEDVLVSGCGPIGLMSIAVARHVGARYIVATDVSPARLALAAGMGADDTVDVARERIGRSQKTLGLREGFDIGFEMSGAPAALPEMIENMNHGGRIAMLGLSAQPYSVDWNKVVTHMLTLSGIYGREMFETWNAMAGMLQTSAHLRERISSVISDTIPARDWEAGFQAARSGGTGKIILDWTVL; the protein is encoded by the coding sequence ATGAGAGCTCTTCTGAAGTCGAGACCCGCAGCAGGGCTCACGCTCACCGAGATTCCGGATCCCGAGTGCGGCCCAGACGAGGTGATCGTACGGGTGCTGCGCACCGGCATCTGCGGCACCGATCTCCATATCTACGAGTGGGACGACTGGGCAGCAGAAGCGATCAAAACTCCGCTCGTACCCGGTCACGAGTTTTACGGCGAAGTGGTCGAAATTGGCGAGGCCGTGCACGACGTTGTGATCGGAGATCGTGTGTCGGGTGAGGGGCACATTGTGTGCGGCACCTGTCGAAACTGCCGCGCTGGCCGCCGCCAGATGTGCATTCGAACGATCGGGCTCGGACTGCAGCGAAACGGAGCGTTCGCCGAGTTCCTTGCGCTCCCCGCGAGCAACGTGTGGGTGCACTCGCGTGAGATCGCCCCAGAGCTCGGAGCCATGTTTGATCCGCTCGGCAACGCCGTGCACACGGCCCTCGCGTTTCCGCTCGTTGGTGAAGACGTGCTCGTGAGCGGCTGCGGACCGATCGGACTCATGTCTATTGCGGTCGCGCGTCACGTTGGCGCCCGCTACATTGTTGCCACCGACGTCAGCCCGGCACGGCTTGCGCTCGCGGCCGGCATGGGGGCCGACGACACGGTTGATGTTGCGCGAGAGCGAATAGGCCGATCCCAAAAGACGCTCGGCCTGCGTGAGGGCTTCGATATCGGTTTCGAGATGAGCGGCGCACCCGCAGCGCTTCCCGAGATGATCGAAAACATGAATCACGGCGGGCGGATCGCAATGCTCGGGCTGTCGGCTCAGCCCTACTCGGTTGACTGGAACAAGGTGGTGACGCACATGCTGACGCTGAGCGGAATCTACGGGAGAGAAATGTTCGAAACCTGGAACGCCATGGCGGGCATGCTGCAGACGAGCGCGCACCTGCGGGAGCGCATCTCTTCAGTGATTTCCGACACGATCCCCGCGCGCGACTGGGAGGCTGGTTTTCAAGCCGCACGGTCTGGCGGCACGGGCAAAATTATTCTCGATTGGACAGTGCTGTGA
- a CDS encoding SRPBCC family protein, with protein MIELASATHFSSAPPSDFFARWIDHSSWAEWDPDTEWVSVEGPVREGALGVMKPRGGPKVKFEIFECEQDRVYTDVSRMPGTKLTFRHSVTPVEGGSEVAIRVWLEGPLSRLWARTAFKDFDVGAISSLDRLVALVEAEAEAEAKAKTDAPAPTPTPAQK; from the coding sequence ATGATTGAACTCGCAAGCGCCACACACTTTTCTTCCGCACCTCCGAGCGACTTCTTCGCACGCTGGATTGATCACTCAAGCTGGGCTGAATGGGATCCCGACACCGAGTGGGTGTCGGTCGAGGGCCCCGTGCGCGAGGGGGCTCTAGGCGTCATGAAACCCCGTGGCGGTCCGAAGGTAAAGTTTGAGATCTTTGAGTGCGAACAAGACCGGGTCTACACCGACGTGAGTCGAATGCCTGGCACCAAACTCACCTTTCGACACAGCGTCACTCCTGTCGAGGGCGGATCCGAGGTCGCAATTCGCGTCTGGCTTGAGGGTCCGCTCTCGCGACTGTGGGCGCGCACCGCGTTTAAGGACTTTGATGTCGGCGCCATATCGAGCCTCGACCGCCTGGTTGCCCTCGTCGAAGCTGAAGCTGAAGCTGAAGCCAAGGCCAAGACCGACGCCCCGGCCCCGACCCCGACCCCAGCTCAAAAGTGA
- a CDS encoding MGMT family protein, producing MPSPEFVDAVLATVARIPAGRVMTYGDVGVAIGSEAPRAVGRVMALYGHASPWWRVVPASGQPPQGHEVLALPHYIEEGTPLRGELKPGGYKIALSSARLPYTHEIYAEVAL from the coding sequence GTGCCTAGCCCTGAGTTCGTCGACGCGGTCCTCGCGACGGTCGCGCGCATACCCGCGGGCCGCGTGATGACCTACGGTGACGTCGGCGTCGCTATCGGCTCTGAGGCCCCACGCGCGGTTGGCCGCGTCATGGCACTGTACGGGCACGCGAGCCCGTGGTGGCGAGTTGTACCCGCGAGCGGTCAGCCGCCGCAGGGTCACGAGGTACTCGCGCTGCCCCACTACATTGAAGAGGGCACGCCCCTGCGCGGTGAGCTGAAACCCGGTGGGTACAAGATCGCGCTCTCTTCGGCACGGCTGCCCTATACCCACGAAATCTATGCGGAGGTCGCACTGTGA
- a CDS encoding ABC-F family ATP-binding cassette domain-containing protein, producing MPAPQTINPTSNSPALTAANRVARSADSTASGAQNHLLVDGISQSYGDRRVLSDISFAAKTGDRIGLIGENGTGKSTLLRLLAGSEAPHTGVIRHPGSVGMLAQQLPYSDSVPVSEVLDDAQRSALDTLEQIERLGADFAEQPDNPQLAESYAAALERAEHEQAWSVEARRGEMLTGLGLGGIPTSTQIGHLSGGQRLRLALAALLLEAPHTLLLDEPSNHLDDASAAYLERVLRQWPGIVIVASHDRALLDAVTTRILDLDPVTPVPQVTAIRSDDPGSALGLRAWGMGYSAAREARRVELDLWRAQFDAETAEHESLVHEIEVGSREVNRKHESKSESRITRKFYADKDARVTARRARNARVRLEVLERDRVRRPPEPLEFRGFSSGGTEPTSDATPLLQANRVALEARLAPTSLELQTGGRIMLTGPNGSGKSTLLAILAGELEPGEGEVERHCRVGYLPQEVSFEDPMRTANETYRRAVGLSVAEAYPLAETGLLAPRDSDRAVAALSVGQRRRLALAILVADPPPVLLLDEPTNHLSLTLVEELEEALQSFEGALIIATHDRWLRSRWNGEVLAM from the coding sequence GTGCCCGCACCACAAACCATCAACCCAACGTCAAATTCCCCCGCACTCACGGCCGCGAACAGAGTCGCCCGCAGCGCGGATTCGACGGCCTCAGGCGCCCAAAACCACCTGCTCGTTGACGGCATCTCGCAATCGTACGGCGACCGACGCGTGCTCAGTGACATCTCGTTTGCAGCAAAAACGGGCGACCGCATCGGCCTTATCGGAGAGAACGGCACCGGCAAGTCAACGCTGCTTCGTTTGCTGGCAGGATCGGAAGCCCCGCACACGGGCGTGATCCGGCACCCCGGCAGCGTCGGTATGCTCGCACAGCAACTCCCCTATTCCGACAGCGTGCCGGTGTCGGAGGTGCTCGACGACGCCCAGCGGTCCGCGCTTGACACCCTCGAGCAGATAGAACGGCTTGGCGCTGACTTTGCTGAGCAACCGGATAACCCGCAGCTCGCAGAATCCTACGCCGCAGCGTTGGAGCGTGCCGAGCACGAACAGGCGTGGTCGGTCGAGGCCCGCCGCGGCGAAATGCTCACGGGTCTCGGCCTGGGAGGAATCCCGACATCGACACAGATCGGGCACCTCTCGGGTGGTCAGCGCCTCAGGCTCGCCCTAGCGGCGCTGCTGCTCGAGGCTCCGCACACTCTGCTGCTCGATGAACCGTCAAATCACCTCGACGACGCTTCGGCTGCCTATCTTGAGCGTGTGCTGCGACAGTGGCCTGGCATCGTGATTGTCGCGAGTCACGATCGCGCGCTGCTCGACGCCGTCACAACGAGGATCCTCGATCTCGATCCCGTCACGCCAGTTCCCCAGGTCACGGCGATTCGAAGCGACGACCCGGGATCCGCGCTGGGTCTGCGCGCGTGGGGCATGGGCTACTCGGCCGCTCGTGAGGCCCGCCGAGTGGAGCTTGATCTCTGGCGCGCACAGTTCGACGCCGAGACCGCGGAGCACGAGTCACTCGTGCACGAGATTGAGGTCGGATCACGAGAGGTTAACCGCAAACACGAGTCGAAGTCTGAATCACGAATCACCCGCAAGTTTTACGCCGACAAAGATGCCAGGGTTACGGCGCGTCGGGCCCGCAATGCCCGCGTGCGACTCGAGGTGCTCGAAAGGGATCGTGTGCGCCGACCGCCCGAGCCGCTCGAGTTCAGGGGGTTCTCTTCCGGCGGCACCGAACCTACCTCCGACGCTACCCCGCTCTTGCAGGCCAACAGAGTCGCACTAGAAGCTCGCCTCGCACCCACGAGCCTCGAACTCCAGACAGGGGGCAGGATCATGCTGACGGGCCCAAACGGTTCCGGTAAATCGACACTGCTTGCGATCCTGGCCGGCGAACTTGAGCCGGGCGAAGGCGAAGTGGAGCGACACTGCCGGGTCGGGTACCTCCCGCAGGAGGTGTCATTCGAGGATCCGATGCGAACCGCAAATGAAACCTACCGGCGGGCAGTGGGGCTATCGGTTGCCGAAGCCTACCCTCTCGCAGAGACAGGCCTTCTTGCGCCGCGGGACAGCGATCGCGCGGTCGCGGCCCTGAGTGTTGGCCAGCGCAGACGGTTGGCCCTCGCGATACTGGTTGCTGATCCACCACCCGTGCTGCTGCTCGACGAACCAACAAACCACCTCTCGCTCACGCTGGTTGAAGAGCTTGAAGAAGCGCTCCAGAGCTTCGAGGGTGCACTCATTATTGCGACACACGATAGGTGGCTGCGATCCCGCTGGAATGGAGAGGTCCTGGCGATGTGA
- a CDS encoding VIT1/CCC1 transporter family protein has translation MSEINIANPHEYDHRHADITSGWLRAAVFGAMDGLVSNLGLIAGIAAAGAAPGIVAITGVSGLIAGSISMSLGEYASVRTANEQVDAEVRVEREAHDRNPEGERAELAQLFERLGMETDIARTAAEQVHGDAEQAIRVHISHELGMSPEEKPSPWVAAFSSLFAFGIGALIPILPFLFGFGTLGWGLALGGVGLLLAGGIAARFTRRNWLAGAARQLLFGGLAVGVTYAIGKLLGVSALV, from the coding sequence ATGAGCGAGATCAACATCGCTAACCCTCACGAGTACGACCACCGCCACGCAGACATCACTTCGGGATGGCTGCGCGCTGCCGTATTCGGCGCCATGGACGGCCTGGTATCAAACCTCGGATTGATCGCCGGTATTGCCGCAGCAGGCGCCGCGCCGGGAATCGTCGCTATCACCGGCGTCTCCGGGCTGATCGCGGGCTCCATCTCAATGTCGCTGGGTGAATACGCTTCAGTGCGCACCGCCAACGAGCAGGTCGACGCCGAAGTTCGCGTCGAGCGCGAGGCACACGATCGCAACCCCGAGGGTGAGCGGGCAGAACTCGCGCAGCTCTTCGAGCGCCTCGGCATGGAAACAGACATCGCGCGGACCGCCGCCGAGCAGGTTCACGGCGATGCGGAGCAGGCGATCCGCGTCCACATCTCTCACGAGCTCGGCATGAGCCCGGAAGAAAAGCCCTCCCCCTGGGTGGCCGCTTTCTCCTCGCTCTTCGCGTTTGGTATCGGTGCGCTGATTCCGATCCTGCCGTTTCTCTTTGGTTTTGGCACCCTCGGATGGGGGCTCGCTCTCGGTGGCGTTGGCCTGCTGCTCGCGGGCGGGATCGCGGCGCGCTTCACCCGCCGCAACTGGCTGGCCGGGGCGGCCCGCCAGCTACTATTCGGTGGTTTGGCCGTCGGCGTGACCTATGCGATCGGCAAACTCCTCGGGGTTTCCGCGCTCGTTTAG